One window from the genome of Musa acuminata AAA Group cultivar baxijiao chromosome BXJ1-4, Cavendish_Baxijiao_AAA, whole genome shotgun sequence encodes:
- the LOC103990236 gene encoding cytochrome P450 86B1 has translation MNSCNDTTMSDSQRASSGISGFFSLLPEIQTFELFLAVSIFITIHSLRQGKRQGLAVWPVVGMLPSLLLGIRNDMYEWVTGVIERQGGTFTFRGPWFTNLHCVVTADPRNLEHLLKTKFSSFPKGEYFRGTVRDFLGDGIFSADDETWRKQRKTASLEFHSAEFRAMTARSLVELVHSRLLPVLEAAHDGRAQIDLQDVLLRLTFDNVCMIAFGIDPGCLRPGQPEIPFAKAFEDATEATIIRFITPTAIWKALRYLDLGSERWLRRSLKRVDEFAYDVIRTRKKELSLESGDKNSTARTDLLTVFTRLKDEDGKGFSDKFLRDVCVNFILAGRDTSSVALAWFFYLLDKHPEVEEKILGEINTIVKERGSRNDGEGAEGEELVFRPEEVKKMEYLQAALSEALRLYPSVPVDHKEVVEDEVFPDGTALKKGTKVVYAIFSMGRMESIWGKDCRDYKPERWLKDGRFMSESAYKFTAFNGGPRLCLGKDFAYYQMKFVAASILRRYHVRVAEGHPVAPKMALTMYMKYGLKVTLCRRDEM, from the exons ATGAACTCCTGCAACGATACCACCATGTCGGACAGCCAAAGAGCTTCCTCTGGTATCAGTGGCTTCTTCTCGCTGTTGCCGGAGATCCAAACTTTTGAGCTGTTTCTGGCTGTGTCCATCTTCATAACCATTCACTCACTCAGGCAAGGGAAGCGTCAGGGCCTCGCGGTGTGGCCGGTGGTCGGCATGCTCCCGTCTCTGCTCCTCGGCATCCGCAACGACATGTACGAGTGGGTCACCGGCGTGATCGAGCGGCAGGGGGGCACGTTCACTTTCCGTGGCCCGTGGTTCACCAACCTCCACTGCGTCGTGACGGCCGACCCCCGCAACCTCGAGCACCTCCTCAAGACCAAGTTCTCCAGCTTCCCCAAGGGCGAGTACTTCCGCGGCACCGTGCGCGACTTCCTCGGCGACGGCATCTTCAGCGCCGACGACGAGACCTGGCGAAAGCAGCGCAAGACGGCGAGCCTGGAGTTCCACTCCGCCGAGTTCCGGGCCATGACCGCCCGGTCCCTCGTCGAGCTCGTCCACTCGAGGCTGCTCCCGGTGCTCGAGGCAGCCCACGACGGCCGCGCGCAGATCGACCTCCAGGACGTGCTCCTGAGGCTCACGTTCGACAACGTGTGCATGATCGCCTTCGGAATCGACCCGGGCTGCCTCCGTCCGGGCCAGCCGGAGATTCCGTTCGCCAAAGCCTTCGAGGACGCGACGGAGGCCACCATCATACGCTTCATCACGCCCACCGCCATCTGGAAAGCACTGCGCTACCTCGACCTCGGGAGCGAGAGATGGCTCAGGCGGTCGCTGAAGCGGGTCGACGAGTTCGCCTACGACGTCATAAGAACAAGGAAGAAGGAGCTATCGTTGGAGTCTGGCGACAAGAACAGTACGGCGAGAACCGACCTCCTGACCGTGTTCACTAGGCTCAAAGACGAGGACGGGAAAGGCTTCTCCGACAAGTTTCTGAGAGACGTCTGCGTCAACTTCATACTCGCCGGCCGCGACACCTCGTCGGTGGCGTTGGCCTGGTTCTTCTATCTTCTCGACAAACACCCGGAAGTAGAGGAGAAGATTCTTGGGGAAATCAACACGATAGTGAAGGAAAGAGGATCAAGAAATGACGGCGAGGGAGCAGAGGGCGAAGAACTAGTGTTCAGGCCAGAGGAGGTGAAGAAGATGGAGTATCTGCAAGCGGCGCTGTCAGAAGCTCTCAGACTGTATCCTTCGGTGCCAGTGGACCACAAGGAG GTTGTGGAGGACGAAGTGTTCCCAGATGGCACGGCACTGAAGAAGGGAACCAAGGTCGTGTACGCCATCTTCTCCATGGGAAGGATGGAAAGCATATGGGGGAAGGACTGCAGGGACTACAAACCAGAGAGGTGGCTAAAGGACGGCCGCTTCATGAGCGAGTCCGCGTACAAGTTCACGGCCTTCAACGGCGGTCCGAGGCTGTGCCTGGGGAAAGACTTCGCGTACTACCAGATGAAGTTTGTGGCAGCTTCGATCCTCCGCCGCTACCATGTGAGGGTTGCAGAGGGCCACCCGGTGGCGCCCAAGATGGCGCTGACCATGTACATGAAGTATGGATTGAAGGTCACACTCTGCAGAAGGGACGAGATGTGA